The genomic DNA TTTTCGTTTTTAGTCAAGGCGCGGATAGATTTGCAGGTGTAAACGCGATGCTAGGCCTTGCCGCAGCGCACGCTCTAAACGAGGAATCGGCCGCTGCCATAATGCGCATACAGGCAAAATTCGACGAGAAAAATCCGCAAAATTTAGTGGATGAATTCGATGAAATTTTCCACGCTCCGCCAAGTCCGCTTAGAAACTCGCTGTCGTACTACGACGAGGGTTATGAGGTCGGGCATGCCTGCGCGAAAGTGCGTAAAATTTTAGCCCGCACCGACCTTAGACGCGACGAGGCTAAATTTAAAGAAAACGAAGACAACGTGGGCTTTGTATTTGCGCTGATGAGTGAATTTATCGCGCGAGAGAGCGAGCTGGAGCTATACGGCGAGCTTGAGGAGCAGCTTTTTAAAGAGGTCATAAATCCAAACGTCGATGAGTTTATAGAGAGTCTTTTTAATCACAAAAGTAGCGAAATTTACAAAGACGTCGCGGTACTACTGCAAGGATTTATCGAGTTTGAGCGCGTAGTTTTAAGCGCGCCGCGTCCTATAAATCACGGCAAAAACAAAAAGACTTTGGACGGAGTTTCAAGATCTGAGGCTATAAGAAGACAAAAAAACCGAGTGAGAAAGCTAAAAGCTATGGAGGAAGAAAATGCAAAAAAATAGGCGAGAATTTTTAAAAAAGGCGGGGCTAGTCGGAGCTGTAGCGGCTACGGCCGGAGTAGCGACGGCAGCGGCGTCAAACCTAAAATACGGCAAAAGCAAAAAGACCGAAGTGCTTTATAAAAGAAGCAAAAACTGGGATCTATACTACGAACAAGCAAAATAATAAAAATTTAAGAAAGGATAAATATGTCTGAGGCAAATTTACGTCTTATGCCCCACTCAAACGCAGTCGGGCGAAGATCGTTTTTAAAAATGGCCGCGCTAGCGGGCGTAGCGGGCGGCATGAGCGGACTGGCCGCTAGCGGCGTAACCAGAAGTGCGACCAAAGAAGAGATGGCAAATCCGTTTCCTAACTCTAAAATCGTAAAAACTGTTTGTACGGTTTGCTCCGTTGGATGCGGAGTGCGGGCCGAGGTAGAAAACGGCGTTTGGG from Campylobacter concisus includes the following:
- a CDS encoding molecular chaperone, with protein sequence MTSKGEFAAGRGLYYSLFSRFFVFSQGADRFAGVNAMLGLAAAHALNEESAAAIMRIQAKFDEKNPQNLVDEFDEIFHAPPSPLRNSLSYYDEGYEVGHACAKVRKILARTDLRRDEAKFKENEDNVGFVFALMSEFIARESELELYGELEEQLFKEVINPNVDEFIESLFNHKSSEIYKDVAVLLQGFIEFERVVLSAPRPINHGKNKKTLDGVSRSEAIRRQKNRVRKLKAMEEENAKK
- a CDS encoding twin-arginine translocation signal domain-containing protein, which encodes MQKNRREFLKKAGLVGAVAATAGVATAAASNLKYGKSKKTEVLYKRSKNWDLYYEQAK